Proteins encoded together in one Camelina sativa cultivar DH55 chromosome 9, Cs, whole genome shotgun sequence window:
- the LOC104715339 gene encoding UDP-glycosyltransferase 76E6-like yields the protein MENKEAKRRIVLVPVPVPAQGHFVTIKESLPESEYEKLGPIEFGKKLNKTTEASFKDFIAQLLLQQGNDIACIIYDEFMYFCAAAAKEFNLPSVIFSANSATYYASRCLLSEINAEKFLDDMEGMGPLEQVLDEVCREVMNKRTAFAVIINTVSCLENSSMSWLEQNIGIPMYHIGPLHMKPSPAKSFLEEDGSCIEWLNKQKPRSVIYISWGSIFDMGTKEVSEMAWGLCDSNQLFYGSSDMAPSHCQRKSVRWSQKEEDTL from the exons ATGGAAAATAAGGAAGCTAAGAGAAGGATAGTGTTAGTTCCAGTTCCAGTTCCAGCACAAGGTCAT TTTGTCACCATTAAAGAAAGCTTACCAGAGTCTGAATACGAGAAACTTGGACCAATCGAGTTTGGGAAAAAGCTCAACAAAACCACTGAGGCAAGCTTCAAGGACTTTATAGCTCAGTTGTTGCTGCAACAAGGCAATGATATTGCATGTATCATCTACGACGAGTTCATGTACTTCTGTGCAGCAGCAGCTAAGGAGTTCAACCTTCCCAGTGTCATCTTCAGCGCTAATAGTGCTACATATTACGCTTCCCGATGTTTACTAAGCGAAATCAATGCCGAGAAGTTCTTGGACGACATGGAAG GAATGGGGCCACTAGAACAAGTTCTTGATGAGGTCTGTAGGGAAGTAATGAACAAAAGAACAGCTTTTGCTGTTATCATCAACACGGTGAGCTGTCTAGAGAATTCGTCTATGTCATGGTTGGAACAAAACATTGGAATCCCGATGTACCATATAGGCCCTCTTCACATGAAACCTTCCCCAGCTAAGAGCTTTCTTGAAGAGGACGGGAGCTGCATTGAATGGCTGAATAAGCAAAAACCGAGGTCAGTGATATACATAAGCTGGGGAAGCATATTTGACATGGGAACTAAGGAAGTTTCGGAGATGGCTTGGGGGTTGTGTGATAGTAACCAACTTTTTTATGGGTCATCCGACATGGCTCCAAGTCATTGCCAGAGGAAGTCAGTACGATGGTCTCAGAAAGAGGAGGATACATTGTGA